Proteins encoded by one window of Candidatus Stoquefichus sp. SB1:
- a CDS encoding terminase TerL endonuclease subunit — translation MTRCKLPADVKRYINFVHNHEDENCEWTLKFCDLVTRIFENENLFYDESRIEKYFTYQKYFPYDLFLWEKCLFVLHNCVFREDGYPRWPDLLCIVGRGAGKNGYLSFEDFCLLSPTHGIKNYNIDIYATSEDQAKTTFKEIYEVLEANEMKLKKFFTWNKEIITNIKTNSSLRFRTRNADTKDGGRPGKNDFDEKHAYENFELIDVANTGLGKIKHPRTTSISTQGDVRDGPLDDDVQVAKDILDGKTTDNGLLPFLCMLDSKDEVNDERMWNKANPSLRYRPDLLEQMRKEYVAYLRHPDKSRAFIVKRMNLIEERKDIAVTSWDNILATNRKIPDLEGYECIAAIDYARTSDFVSAGLLFKKNNIRYWVTHAWFCKNSRDKHRIKVDLKMMEDMGVLTIIDDIEIKPEIVVDWLYEQQRKYRIKKICMDNFRITLFSTYLKKIGFDAKDKKRVKLVRPSDIMKIYPSIDSWFMNKIIVWGDDPFMRWCTNNAKVVPMGKDNFVYDKQEPKSRKTDGFMAFVAAATCDEELIEYVEMPPLDVIEY, via the coding sequence ATGACGAGATGTAAACTTCCAGCAGATGTAAAAAGATATATTAATTTTGTACATAATCATGAAGATGAGAATTGCGAGTGGACTTTAAAATTCTGTGATTTAGTAACCAGAATATTTGAAAATGAAAATCTGTTTTATGATGAAAGTCGAATAGAAAAGTATTTTACATATCAGAAATATTTTCCCTATGATTTATTTCTGTGGGAGAAATGCCTGTTTGTTCTTCATAACTGTGTATTTAGGGAAGATGGATATCCTCGGTGGCCTGATTTGCTTTGCATTGTAGGACGTGGTGCTGGAAAGAATGGTTATCTTTCATTTGAGGATTTTTGTCTGCTTTCGCCAACGCATGGAATTAAAAACTACAACATTGATATCTATGCAACAAGTGAGGATCAGGCAAAAACAACTTTCAAGGAAATTTACGAAGTTCTTGAAGCCAATGAAATGAAATTGAAAAAATTCTTTACATGGAATAAGGAAATCATCACAAATATAAAGACAAATTCATCATTAAGATTCAGGACTCGAAATGCAGATACAAAAGATGGCGGACGTCCTGGGAAAAATGACTTTGATGAAAAACATGCATATGAAAATTTTGAATTGATAGATGTTGCCAATACTGGGTTGGGAAAAATAAAGCACCCACGAACAACATCTATTTCTACACAGGGAGATGTGCGTGATGGTCCGCTTGATGATGATGTACAGGTTGCAAAGGATATACTTGATGGGAAGACAACCGATAATGGTTTGCTTCCTTTTTTGTGTATGCTTGACAGCAAGGATGAAGTCAATGATGAAAGAATGTGGAACAAGGCAAATCCTTCTTTGAGATATAGACCAGACTTGCTTGAACAGATGAGAAAGGAATATGTAGCATATCTTAGACATCCTGATAAATCGAGGGCTTTTATCGTCAAGAGAATGAATCTTATTGAAGAGCGAAAAGATATTGCTGTCACTTCATGGGATAACATTCTTGCAACAAATAGAAAGATACCTGATCTAGAGGGATACGAATGCATTGCTGCAATTGACTATGCAAGAACAAGCGACTTTGTGTCGGCAGGATTACTATTTAAAAAGAACAACATAAGATACTGGGTTACACATGCATGGTTTTGCAAGAACTCACGAGACAAGCATAGAATCAAGGTGGATTTAAAGATGATGGAAGATATGGGCGTGCTGACGATTATAGACGATATAGAAATCAAGCCAGAAATAGTTGTTGACTGGCTATATGAGCAGCAAAGAAAATATCGTATTAAAAAAATATGTATGGATAATTTTAGAATTACACTGTTTAGCACATATCTAAAAAAGATTGGATTTGATGCAAAAGACAAGAAAAGAGTAAAGCTTGTAAGACCATCAGACATTATGAAGATATATCCATCAATTGACTCGTGGTTTATGAATAAAATAATCGTGTGGGGAGATGATCCATTTATGAGATGGTGCACAAACAATGCAAAAGTCGTACCAATGGGAAAAGATAATTTTGTCTATGACAAGCAGGAACCAAAATCAAGGAAGACAGATGGATTCATGGCATTTGTAGCCGCAGCAACATGTGATGAAGAACTGATAGAATATGTTGAAATGCCACCATTAGATGTTATTGAATACTGA
- a CDS encoding P27 family phage terminase small subunit: MEKINVDTIHRTKEYKELKQGLIDQLKFDGKENNQNLDLISDYMDMYVTKKLLKEDIFERGVTVEVYTAKGDVNYKKNDSITELTKVNMQMLRILQHLNISIGANGDADDEM, from the coding sequence GTGGAAAAGATTAATGTTGATACAATCCACAGAACAAAGGAATATAAGGAACTGAAACAGGGGCTTATTGATCAGTTGAAATTTGATGGAAAGGAAAATAATCAGAACCTGGACCTTATAAGTGATTATATGGATATGTATGTTACAAAGAAACTCTTAAAAGAGGATATCTTTGAAAGAGGTGTAACGGTTGAAGTATATACTGCCAAAGGAGATGTGAATTATAAGAAGAATGACAGCATAACAGAACTGACAAAAGTCAATATGCAGATGCTTAGAATTCTACAGCATTTAAATATCAGCATTGGGGCAAATGGTGATGCTGATGACGAGATGTAA
- a CDS encoding HNH endonuclease, whose translation MNEDELEAWINKLIESNELWKFYKSKQFRRLRKEVLNDDHHECQICRCANATIAHHVQHVRKYPRLALSKYYYYKGKKYRNLISVCKTCHNILHPEKHKGYKKPITEERC comes from the coding sequence GTGAATGAAGATGAATTAGAAGCATGGATAAATAAACTTATTGAATCTAATGAGTTATGGAAGTTCTATAAATCAAAGCAATTCAGAAGATTAAGAAAAGAAGTACTGAATGATGATCATCATGAGTGTCAGATATGCAGATGTGCTAATGCAACAATAGCACATCATGTTCAGCATGTGAGGAAGTATCCAAGATTAGCATTATCTAAATACTATTATTATAAAGGAAAGAAGTATCGCAATCTTATTTCTGTATGCAAGACATGCCATAACATATTGCATCCTGAAAAGCATAAGGGATATAAGAAACCAATTACAGAAGAAAGGTGTTAA
- a CDS encoding head maturation protease, ClpP-related codes for MKWELKQSTATQNTLELYIYDDIQSGYYDWWNCREVVSETSQDFFREQLEKYHDVNQINVYINSNGGDVMEAYGMTSLLQRHQAKVTCYVDGFAFSAAALFLAVADHVVMAKQATVLLHNMLSSCYGNANDFRKMADDLDKLMEANRQLFLSKMNITEDELIEAMNKETIYTAQECIENGLADEISGETNIDDIAKIAQIRENQIQMMIVRQKNLSSVLNQLKQQEIIHEQDPEPKPKHEENKLKAFFEKAF; via the coding sequence ATGAAATGGGAGTTAAAGCAAAGCACAGCAACCCAAAATACTTTGGAACTTTATATCTATGATGATATACAGAGTGGATATTATGACTGGTGGAATTGCCGAGAGGTAGTAAGTGAAACAAGTCAGGATTTCTTTAGGGAACAGCTAGAAAAATATCATGATGTCAATCAGATTAATGTCTATATTAATTCTAACGGTGGCGATGTCATGGAGGCTTATGGAATGACATCATTATTGCAGAGACATCAGGCGAAAGTGACATGCTATGTTGATGGGTTTGCATTTAGTGCAGCAGCATTATTCTTAGCGGTTGCTGATCATGTTGTTATGGCAAAGCAGGCGACTGTATTATTGCACAACATGCTTTCAAGCTGTTATGGAAATGCTAATGATTTTAGAAAGATGGCAGATGACTTGGATAAGCTGATGGAAGCGAATAGACAGCTGTTCTTATCTAAGATGAACATTACAGAAGATGAACTGATTGAAGCAATGAATAAGGAAACTATCTATACTGCACAGGAATGTATTGAAAATGGACTTGCTGATGAAATTAGTGGAGAAACAAACATTGATGACATTGCTAAGATTGCACAGATACGTGAAAACCAGATTCAAATGATGATCGTAAGACAAAAGAATTTATCTTCTGTGTTAAACCAGCTAAAGCAGCAGGAAATTATACATGAGCAAGATCCTGAACCAAAACCAAAACATGAAGAAAACAAATTAAAGGCTTTCTTTGAAAAAGCTTTTTAA
- a CDS encoding phage tail tape measure protein translates to MAKKTQAQIEFIAITKGYQDGIKQLNMSNKTLQNELKLNSTELKGNADDSTLLQKRQSLLQQESQNTAQKIKLLEDSLSEAEKTLGKNSKEYYTLNNSLISAKNQQAAIQNEIKQTTAKMEDQKKKTSNLDESIDDLGDSLNDTEKDVSVFGDVLKANLASDAIKEGFSQLTDLVITNGNDMERATNQLSASLGATDEPLESFRETMDQIYRDNYGENFDDIAESIREVSSQLGDMENDELISVTESAIGLRDTFDFDVKESIRAVKMMMDQFGLTSDQAFNLIAQGAQNGLDKNGDLLDTINEYSVHFNQIGMDADDMFNVLLKGTNAGTFSVDKLGDAVKEFSIRIKDGTADEALKKLGLNVDDVKKRFAQGGEVGKKAYQEINQALFSVKDTNEQFSLGVTMYGTMFEDLGADGVQSLSNLNGIMDMNIDSMNQIKEVKYDDVLAQLEGLKRGFEQDISGTLSTFVFPALSQLLTWVGDNKDLIGALVLGIGAGATAFGTITLAIGIYNGIMDIMALSTGAATVATTGLGTAFTFVTGPIGMITLAIGAAVAAGVALYKNWDTVCSWANKVKTTVANAWNGIKTAIVDKITGAKNVVSNVINAIKGFFSFKFSWPKLPLPHFSVKPKGWGIGDLLKGKIPSLGISWYAKGGFFKGPTVLSGLGEAGNEYALPLNDRTMTPLASLLAEKLNGIGSSVAQDLYADIYINVGDGMLVENVSKKVAIKVRREKRS, encoded by the coding sequence TTGGCAAAGAAAACACAAGCACAAATTGAATTCATTGCGATAACAAAAGGTTATCAGGATGGAATCAAACAATTAAATATGTCAAACAAAACCCTACAGAATGAGCTGAAATTAAATTCGACAGAATTAAAGGGCAATGCAGATGACTCAACTCTATTGCAGAAAAGACAGTCATTATTGCAACAGGAAAGTCAAAACACTGCACAAAAGATAAAGCTGCTTGAAGATTCTTTATCCGAAGCAGAAAAAACATTAGGCAAAAACAGCAAGGAATATTACACGCTCAACAATTCATTAATATCCGCAAAGAATCAGCAGGCTGCAATACAGAATGAAATCAAGCAGACAACTGCTAAGATGGAGGATCAAAAAAAGAAAACATCAAATCTCGATGAATCAATTGATGATTTAGGAGATTCCTTGAATGATACTGAAAAGGATGTGTCAGTTTTTGGCGATGTTCTTAAAGCTAACCTAGCAAGCGATGCAATCAAGGAGGGATTTAGCCAGCTGACTGACCTTGTTATTACAAATGGAAATGACATGGAAAGAGCAACTAATCAATTATCGGCATCACTTGGTGCAACAGATGAACCTTTAGAATCATTTCGTGAAACTATGGATCAAATCTATAGGGATAACTATGGTGAAAACTTTGATGATATTGCAGAATCCATTCGAGAGGTTTCTTCCCAGCTTGGTGATATGGAAAATGATGAACTGATTAGTGTTACTGAAAGTGCTATTGGGCTGCGTGATACATTTGATTTTGATGTTAAGGAATCAATACGTGCAGTAAAAATGATGATGGATCAGTTTGGATTAACATCTGATCAGGCTTTTAATTTGATTGCTCAAGGTGCACAGAACGGATTGGATAAAAATGGAGATTTGCTTGATACAATCAATGAGTATTCAGTTCATTTCAATCAAATTGGTATGGATGCTGATGATATGTTTAATGTTCTGTTAAAGGGAACAAACGCAGGAACATTCAGTGTTGATAAACTTGGAGATGCAGTTAAGGAGTTTAGTATTCGTATTAAAGACGGAACAGCGGATGAGGCATTAAAGAAACTTGGGTTAAATGTTGATGATGTCAAAAAAAGATTTGCACAAGGTGGTGAAGTTGGAAAGAAAGCATATCAGGAAATTAATCAAGCATTATTCAGTGTAAAAGATACAAATGAGCAGTTTAGTTTGGGAGTAACAATGTATGGAACAATGTTTGAAGATTTAGGTGCTGATGGAGTGCAGTCTCTTAGCAATTTAAACGGTATTATGGATATGAACATTGATTCTATGAATCAAATCAAGGAAGTTAAATATGATGATGTTCTTGCGCAGCTTGAAGGACTCAAAAGAGGATTTGAACAGGATATAAGTGGTACGTTATCAACTTTTGTTTTCCCAGCGTTAAGTCAATTATTAACGTGGGTTGGAGATAACAAGGATCTTATAGGTGCATTGGTATTAGGTATAGGAGCAGGAGCGACAGCATTTGGAACAATAACTCTTGCAATTGGTATCTATAATGGAATTATGGATATTATGGCTTTGTCCACTGGTGCTGCCACTGTAGCAACCACAGGGCTTGGAACTGCATTTACATTTGTAACAGGTCCAATAGGTATGATCACATTAGCAATTGGAGCAGCAGTTGCAGCAGGAGTTGCTTTATATAAGAATTGGGATACTGTATGCTCCTGGGCTAACAAGGTAAAAACAACGGTTGCCAATGCATGGAATGGAATAAAGACTGCTATTGTAGACAAAATAACTGGTGCAAAGAATGTCGTATCAAATGTAATTAATGCAATAAAAGGATTTTTCTCATTTAAATTTTCATGGCCAAAATTGCCATTACCTCATTTTTCGGTAAAACCGAAAGGATGGGGAATAGGTGATCTTTTAAAAGGGAAGATACCATCTTTAGGAATAAGCTGGTATGCAAAAGGTGGTTTTTTTAAAGGCCCAACTGTCCTAAGTGGATTAGGAGAGGCTGGGAATGAATATGCATTGCCATTAAATGATAGAACAATGACACCATTAGCAAGCCTACTTGCCGAGAAGTTGAACGGTATAGGATCATCTGTAGCACAGGATTTATATGCGGATATATATATTAATGTGGGTGATGGGATGTTGGTTGAAAATGTAAGCAAAAAAGTAGCAATCAAAGTAAGGAGGGAGAAGCGATCATGA
- a CDS encoding phage major capsid protein, translating into MNLQLKQYLETMKTAMKEGNVDQYSQAFSQYHEELIQSIQNDYEQFRQTNDSQILEKRGIRQLTSEEKKYYQEFIDKAKSINPKQEITDMNKGMPETVITDVYRELTQSHPLLAKINFQFTSFSTKWIISDHTKQTAAWGEITAKITEEITSAFKEYDMKQFKLSAFFVLSKPMLELGPEWVDAYVRTVLYDSLANSLENSIVTGTGKNMPIGYDRDIHTGVSVTDGVYPRKKKVKIKSFRPKEYGKVLAVMAKTEKGNARKFDKVLLAVNMTDYLTKIMPATTASNIDGTYTQNIFPFPTETVISNELADGEALLMLPEEYFAGLGTSKEGKILYDDSVKFFEDQRAFMIKLYGNGRPYDNTVSVLLDISELEELYTVVKTLSETPTADPAV; encoded by the coding sequence ATGAATTTACAATTAAAGCAATATCTAGAAACAATGAAAACTGCAATGAAAGAGGGAAATGTAGATCAATATTCACAGGCATTTTCACAATATCATGAAGAACTGATTCAATCAATTCAGAATGATTATGAACAGTTTAGACAAACAAATGATTCTCAAATCTTAGAAAAACGTGGGATCAGACAATTAACTTCGGAAGAAAAGAAGTATTATCAGGAATTTATTGATAAGGCAAAGTCAATCAATCCTAAGCAGGAAATTACCGATATGAATAAAGGTATGCCTGAAACTGTTATTACAGATGTATATAGAGAATTGACTCAATCGCATCCACTGCTTGCAAAAATCAATTTTCAGTTTACATCATTTTCAACAAAATGGATTATTAGTGATCACACAAAACAAACAGCAGCATGGGGAGAAATCACTGCTAAAATCACGGAGGAAATTACATCAGCATTCAAGGAATACGATATGAAACAGTTCAAGTTATCTGCATTCTTTGTATTATCAAAACCTATGCTTGAATTAGGACCTGAATGGGTAGATGCTTATGTAAGAACAGTGCTATATGATTCACTTGCAAACTCATTAGAAAATTCTATTGTTACTGGTACAGGTAAGAATATGCCTATTGGCTATGATAGAGATATTCACACAGGAGTTTCAGTAACAGATGGCGTTTATCCTAGAAAGAAAAAAGTGAAAATCAAATCATTTAGACCAAAGGAATATGGAAAGGTATTGGCTGTTATGGCAAAGACAGAAAAAGGAAATGCCAGAAAATTTGATAAGGTGCTGCTTGCAGTTAACATGACTGACTATTTAACTAAGATCATGCCTGCCACAACAGCAAGCAATATAGATGGTACATATACTCAAAATATTTTCCCATTTCCTACAGAAACAGTTATCTCAAATGAATTGGCAGATGGTGAAGCCTTATTAATGCTTCCCGAAGAATACTTTGCAGGACTTGGAACATCAAAAGAGGGAAAAATATTATATGATGATTCTGTGAAGTTCTTCGAGGACCAAAGAGCATTTATGATTAAGTTATATGGAAATGGTAGACCATACGATAATACTGTATCGGTACTATTGGATATTTCTGAATTAGAGGAATTATACACTGTTGTCAAAACATTATCCGAAACACCAACAGCTGATCCAGCTGTTTAA
- a CDS encoding phage portal protein: MGIMRSVEGWLFSKLFDNGKLELSNASLESLQAELYFKELALAKVKSIYSVCLSSCILNKYHKNEIIRDNDYYLWNIRPNKNQNRIQFFDQIIGKLINDNECLVIYYNDQLLIADDFQKDEYALLKNEYSSVVVKDFSFQRKFYENEVYYFSLNDENIKRYIDGVYQSYAQILGASKEIYLDQADKHYFLNVSTEARHDPKFAENFTDMTGEKLKKFLKHGKNALPVYDGFEWVRDSPKSASTTVDYREMRKEVFSSCAEAFNIPTALMFSDTANLDTKVVDNLITFGLKKMTNMIQNEISSKNVGLSNFMDDHYEFDITKIKYFNPLENAASIEKLLGTGAYCIDEIRVKGGDKPLDTEWSKRHFMTKNFGTIEELLKYAENFGDIETIHEDDNSFKGGDE, from the coding sequence ATGGGAATAATGAGAAGTGTTGAAGGGTGGCTTTTTTCAAAATTATTTGATAATGGAAAACTGGAATTAAGCAATGCATCACTGGAATCTTTACAGGCCGAACTGTACTTTAAGGAACTTGCACTTGCAAAAGTGAAATCGATATATTCAGTATGCTTGAGTTCATGTATATTGAATAAATATCATAAGAATGAAATCATCAGAGATAATGATTACTATCTTTGGAATATAAGACCAAATAAGAATCAGAACAGAATTCAATTCTTTGATCAGATTATTGGCAAACTCATAAATGATAATGAATGTCTTGTGATTTATTATAATGATCAGCTATTGATTGCTGATGACTTCCAGAAAGATGAATATGCATTATTAAAAAATGAATACAGTTCAGTTGTTGTTAAGGATTTTTCTTTTCAAAGAAAGTTCTATGAGAATGAAGTTTATTATTTTTCACTAAATGATGAAAATATTAAAAGATATATTGATGGTGTATATCAAAGCTATGCTCAAATTTTGGGAGCCAGCAAGGAAATTTATCTTGATCAGGCAGATAAGCATTATTTTTTGAATGTTTCAACAGAAGCAAGACATGATCCGAAGTTTGCTGAAAACTTTACAGACATGACAGGAGAAAAACTGAAAAAATTTCTAAAGCATGGGAAAAATGCATTGCCTGTCTATGATGGATTTGAGTGGGTTCGTGATTCGCCAAAAAGTGCATCTACAACAGTTGATTACAGAGAAATGAGAAAAGAAGTATTTTCATCATGTGCAGAGGCATTCAATATACCAACTGCATTGATGTTTTCTGATACTGCGAACCTGGATACAAAAGTAGTTGACAATCTGATTACATTCGGATTAAAGAAAATGACAAATATGATTCAAAATGAAATATCATCAAAAAATGTCGGTTTATCAAATTTCATGGATGATCATTATGAATTTGATATTACAAAAATCAAATATTTTAATCCTCTGGAAAACGCAGCAAGCATAGAAAAATTATTAGGGACAGGTGCCTACTGCATTGATGAAATTAGAGTCAAGGGTGGCGATAAGCCGTTGGACACTGAATGGTCTAAGAGGCATTTTATGACAAAGAACTTTGGAACAATCGAGGAATTGCTTAAGTATGCTGAGAATTTCGGTGACATAGAGACAATTCATGAAGACGATAATTCATTTAAAGGAGGTGATGAATAA